Genomic window (Gemmatimonadaceae bacterium):
TCGCAGCACCACACCACACGGGGACACGCGCAGCGGGCCACGCGCAGGGTGTTACCCAAACTCTCTATTGAGGGTCGCAGTGCTGCGGGCGAGATCGCAGCGGTTCTTTGGTGTGGTGGGGGGGTTATGCGGAAGATGGCTGCGAACGCAGCACTCTCGACGCGACTGCTAGATGTCGTCGCGGTCGCCGAGCAGCTCAGCTGCTCAACTGACGCCGTGCGTCGAATGATCCGACGCGGGGAGCTTTCAGCGATTCAGGTTGGCCGACTCGTTCGGGTTCACCCGGACTCGCTCGCGCGCCTCATAAGCGGAGGCGCACGCCGATGACCACCATCTCTTTCGATCGCGCCCCAAGCACCGCGACGGTCAGGCGCCTGCCCACTTCTGCACACGCAGAGCG
Coding sequences:
- a CDS encoding helix-turn-helix domain-containing protein, producing MAANAALSTRLLDVVAVAEQLSCSTDAVRRMIRRGELSAIQVGRLVRVHPDSLARLISGGARR